A single Mixta calida DNA region contains:
- a CDS encoding phage portal protein, producing MSKRKSRARTQPVSQPEKMTGAPAAEAFTFGDPVPVLDRRELLDYVECVVMDRWYEPPVSFDGLARTYRAAVHHSSPIAVKRDILSSTFIPHPLLSQQAFTRFVQDYLVFGNAYLEKRTNRLGGILSLEPALAKYTRRGTDLDTYWFVQYGLTTQPYQFTPGSVFHLLEPDINQEIYGLPGYLSAIPSTLLNESATLFRRKYYLNGSHAGFIMYVTDPAQSQEDVDSMRKAMRSAKGPGNFRNLFMYSPSGKKDGIQIIPLSEVAAKDEFLNIKNVSRDDMMAAHRVPPQMMGIIPNNTGGFGDVEKASRVFVRNELIPLQKRLGELNSWLGEEVIRFAPYSLDTGDIPSA from the coding sequence ATGAGCAAACGAAAAAGCCGCGCCCGCACGCAGCCGGTAAGCCAGCCGGAAAAAATGACCGGCGCACCGGCGGCGGAAGCGTTCACCTTTGGTGACCCGGTGCCGGTTCTCGATCGCCGTGAACTGCTGGACTACGTGGAATGCGTGGTGATGGACCGCTGGTATGAACCGCCGGTGAGTTTTGACGGGCTGGCGCGCACCTACCGCGCCGCCGTGCATCACAGCTCACCGATTGCCGTTAAGCGTGACATTCTCAGCAGTACCTTTATCCCGCATCCGTTGCTCAGTCAGCAGGCTTTTACGCGCTTTGTGCAGGATTATCTGGTGTTTGGTAATGCCTATCTGGAGAAGCGTACCAACCGCCTGGGCGGTATTCTCTCGCTGGAGCCAGCGCTGGCAAAATATACCCGGCGCGGCACCGATTTGGACACCTACTGGTTTGTGCAGTATGGCCTGACCACGCAGCCTTACCAGTTCACGCCGGGCAGCGTTTTTCATCTGCTGGAGCCTGACATCAATCAGGAAATTTACGGGCTTCCCGGCTACCTCTCAGCCATCCCGTCTACGCTGCTGAATGAGTCGGCCACACTGTTCCGCCGGAAATATTACCTTAACGGCAGCCATGCCGGATTTATCATGTACGTGACCGATCCGGCGCAGAGCCAGGAGGACGTGGACAGTATGCGCAAGGCGATGCGAAGCGCGAAGGGGCCGGGCAATTTCCGTAACCTGTTTATGTACTCACCGAGCGGGAAAAAGGACGGGATTCAGATTATCCCGCTGTCAGAGGTAGCGGCAAAGGATGAGTTTCTGAACATCAAGAACGTGTCACGGGATGACATGATGGCTGCGCACCGCGTACCGCCGCAGATGATGGGCATCATCCCGAACAATACCGGCGGATTTGGCGACGTGGAAAAGGCCAGTCGCGTGTTTGTGCGTAACGAACTTATCCCTCTGCAGAAACGCCTGGGGGAATTGAACAGCTGGCTGGGTGAAGAAGTGATCCGCTTTGCTCCATACAGCCTGGATACCGGCGACATACCTTCCGCCTGA
- a CDS encoding DinI-like family protein: MQVEIMIDKEQKISQATLDALEAELLKNLHPHYPAMAVRIRRSSATSVQLNGLRQDEDKKNVMNILQAVWEDDSWLH, encoded by the coding sequence ATGCAAGTTGAAATCATGATTGATAAAGAGCAAAAAATCAGCCAGGCAACATTGGACGCGCTGGAAGCTGAATTGCTTAAAAATTTGCACCCCCACTATCCCGCAATGGCTGTTCGTATCCGAAGGAGCAGTGCAACCAGCGTGCAGCTGAACGGCCTGAGACAGGATGAAGATAAAAAGAACGTAATGAATATTCTTCAGGCCGTCTGGGAAGATGACAGCTGGCTGCATTAA
- a CDS encoding replication endonuclease, which yields MQKEYAYPWNAPREAVNPRLKTTEPVPASALSTLITLYAADGKHEQLRREAQSDEAWNRFFYNESRDPVLREMAQDNLVSRARMAHEQQRFNPDLVILADVNAEPAHISKPLMERINYFQRLDKPKAYSRYLNETIRPCLERLSRVRDSQVSASFRFMASHDGLEGLLVLPEMNQHQVKRLSTLVAAHMSMCLDAASSDLFVADEVKPEQIRQAWERVAAEAMRLDVIPPAWDQLRRKKRRRKPVPYDLIPPSLARMLCADWWYRKLWQMRCEWREEQLRAVCLVNKKASPYVSYEAVIHKREQRRKSLEFFRSHELVNESGDTLDMEDVVNASSSNPAHRRNEMMACVKGLELIAEMRGDCAVFYTITCPSRFHATLSNGRPNPKWTSETVRQSSDYLVDTFAAFRKAMHKAGLRWYGVRVAEPHHDGTVHWHLLCFMRKKERRSITALLRKFAIREDRAELGNNTGPRFKSELINPKKGSPTSYIAKYISKNIDGRGLAGEISKETGKSLRDNAENVNAWASLHRVQQFRFFGIPGRQAYRELRLLASQNSRMGGDKKPGAPVLENASLDAVLAAADVGCFATYIMKQGGVLVPRKHHLIRTAYERNEEPSAYGDHGIRIYGIWSPLIEGKICTHAVKWKMVRKAVDLQEASADQGACAPWTRGNNCPPVENLNITGGDLPGKEGPEPCPDFLTMSKKELRELRARMQQVKPKRRKGYKQEITDSQRLQLEAELKIRGFDGSEKEIDLLLRGGSIPSGAGLRIFYRNQRLQEDDKWRQWS from the coding sequence ATGCAGAAAGAATACGCTTACCCGTGGAACGCTCCACGGGAAGCGGTTAACCCGCGCCTGAAAACAACTGAGCCGGTGCCGGCATCAGCGCTTTCAACCCTTATCACTCTTTACGCTGCTGACGGGAAGCACGAACAGCTGCGCCGCGAAGCACAGAGTGATGAGGCATGGAATCGCTTTTTTTATAACGAGTCCCGCGATCCCGTCTTACGTGAAATGGCACAGGATAATCTGGTCAGCCGCGCCAGAATGGCCCACGAACAGCAGCGCTTCAATCCCGATCTGGTTATTCTGGCTGACGTAAACGCCGAACCTGCCCACATCAGCAAACCGCTGATGGAGCGCATTAACTATTTCCAGCGCCTGGACAAGCCCAAAGCCTATTCCCGTTATCTGAATGAAACCATCAGGCCATGCCTGGAAAGGCTGTCCCGCGTGCGTGACAGTCAGGTGTCTGCGTCGTTCCGGTTTATGGCAAGCCATGACGGTCTGGAAGGGCTGCTGGTGCTGCCTGAAATGAATCAGCATCAGGTCAAGCGCCTGTCCACGCTGGTTGCGGCACACATGAGCATGTGTCTGGATGCGGCCAGTAGCGATCTGTTTGTTGCCGATGAGGTTAAACCGGAACAAATCAGGCAGGCATGGGAAAGGGTGGCCGCTGAAGCCATGCGGCTGGACGTCATCCCGCCCGCCTGGGACCAGCTGCGCCGTAAAAAGCGCCGCCGTAAGCCCGTTCCTTATGACCTTATTCCGCCGTCGCTGGCCCGTATGCTGTGCGCGGACTGGTGGTATCGCAAGCTGTGGCAAATGCGCTGCGAGTGGCGGGAGGAACAGCTGCGCGCCGTATGCCTGGTCAACAAAAAAGCCTCCCCGTATGTCAGCTATGAAGCCGTGATCCACAAACGCGAGCAGCGCCGGAAATCGCTTGAGTTCTTCCGCTCGCATGAACTGGTTAATGAAAGCGGCGACACGCTGGATATGGAAGACGTGGTGAACGCCAGCAGCAGTAACCCCGCACACCGCCGTAATGAAATGATGGCCTGCGTTAAGGGGCTGGAGCTTATCGCGGAAATGCGCGGCGACTGCGCCGTGTTCTATACCATCACCTGCCCGTCACGCTTCCACGCCACCCTGAGCAACGGCAGACCTAATCCGAAGTGGACCAGTGAAACGGTCCGCCAGAGCAGTGATTATCTGGTTGATACGTTTGCCGCGTTCCGCAAGGCCATGCATAAGGCCGGTCTGCGCTGGTATGGCGTCCGCGTTGCTGAACCGCACCATGACGGCACCGTACACTGGCATCTGCTGTGCTTTATGCGCAAGAAAGAACGCCGCTCAATTACGGCGCTGCTGCGTAAGTTCGCCATTCGAGAAGATCGTGCGGAGCTGGGAAACAATACCGGACCGCGCTTTAAGTCTGAACTGATTAACCCCAAAAAAGGCAGCCCGACCAGCTACATTGCCAAATACATCAGCAAGAACATCGACGGGCGCGGACTGGCTGGCGAAATCAGCAAGGAAACCGGTAAATCACTGCGTGACAATGCGGAAAACGTAAACGCATGGGCATCGCTGCACCGCGTGCAGCAGTTCCGTTTCTTTGGTATTCCGGGACGTCAGGCTTACCGGGAGCTGCGCCTGCTGGCAAGTCAGAACAGCCGCATGGGCGGTGATAAAAAGCCGGGCGCGCCGGTACTTGAAAACGCCAGTCTGGACGCGGTGCTGGCTGCTGCTGATGTGGGCTGCTTTGCCACCTACATCATGAAACAGGGCGGCGTGCTGGTTCCCCGCAAACATCACCTTATCCGAACGGCCTATGAGCGTAACGAGGAGCCGAGCGCCTACGGCGATCACGGCATCCGCATTTATGGTATCTGGTCACCACTTATTGAAGGCAAAATTTGTACGCACGCGGTTAAGTGGAAAATGGTTCGTAAAGCCGTTGACCTTCAGGAGGCTTCAGCCGACCAGGGCGCTTGCGCCCCTTGGACTCGTGGCAATAACTGTCCCCCTGTAGAAAATTTAAACATTACAGGGGGCGATCTGCCCGGTAAAGAAGGGCCGGAACCGTGCCCGGACTTCCTGACCATGAGCAAGAAAGAACTGCGTGAACTGCGGGCAAGGATGCAGCAGGTGAAACCGAAGCGGAGAAAAGGCTACAAACAGGAAATTACTGACAGTCAGCGGCTGCAACTGGAAGCAGAGCTGAAAATCAGGGGATTTGACGGGAGTGAAAAAGAAATCGACCTGCTGTTACGTGGCGGCAGCATACCGTCCGGCGCAGGATTGCGGATTTTTTACCGCAACCAGCGTCTGCAGGAGGATGACAAGTGGCGGCAATGGTCTTAG
- a CDS encoding TraR/DksA family transcriptional regulator codes for MSDSMDRVQERVQEELARHLYKATSRPVHVSKFFCEECDAAIPEARRRAIQGVQCCVTCQEIAELKNRHYRGGL; via the coding sequence ATGAGCGACTCAATGGACCGCGTACAGGAACGTGTGCAGGAAGAACTGGCGCGCCATCTTTATAAGGCGACCAGTCGCCCCGTTCACGTCAGCAAATTTTTTTGCGAAGAATGTGATGCCGCGATCCCGGAAGCGCGCCGCCGCGCAATTCAGGGCGTGCAGTGTTGTGTCACCTGCCAGGAAATCGCAGAGCTGAAAAATCGCCACTACCGGGGCGGCCTCTGA
- a CDS encoding DUF2732 family protein codes for MRNIETRSFEADKDAMVALLNKARNEERKERALRVSERLVALALHIHQKELNGIEAAELIRQEAARYESESQELH; via the coding sequence ATGCGAAATATTGAAACCCGTAGTTTTGAAGCTGATAAAGACGCAATGGTGGCACTGCTCAATAAGGCACGCAACGAGGAACGCAAAGAGCGTGCGCTGCGCGTTTCTGAGCGTCTTGTTGCGCTTGCCCTTCATATTCATCAGAAGGAGCTGAACGGCATTGAAGCGGCAGAGCTTATCCGCCAGGAAGCTGCACGTTATGAAAGCGAATCACAGGAGCTGCACTGA
- a CDS encoding DUF5347 domain-containing protein, which translates to MAIEGENIAVQLSAGQRVNGLNHIAAIRTKLWGDNCGNELKRFMADMRDKRDTQYEQNKRALGAIFFLANIRSERHDVEFDELTSDEKYALISAMNHIRAVVSLFPKKLTLPN; encoded by the coding sequence ATGGCAATTGAAGGTGAAAACATTGCTGTTCAGTTAAGCGCCGGTCAGCGTGTTAACGGCCTGAATCACATTGCGGCTATCCGCACGAAATTGTGGGGTGATAACTGCGGTAATGAGCTGAAGCGTTTTATGGCTGATATGCGCGACAAGCGCGATACGCAGTACGAGCAGAACAAAAGGGCATTAGGCGCAATTTTCTTTCTGGCAAATATCCGGTCAGAACGTCATGACGTTGAATTTGATGAACTGACGAGTGATGAAAAATACGCGCTGATAAGTGCAATGAATCATATTCGTGCAGTCGTGAGTTTATTTCCCAAAAAACTGACGTTACCTAATTAA
- a CDS encoding phage filamentation protein Fil family protein encodes MAFSVAPLLKQQSPSPSYGHGWIMGQDGRRWHPSNNQAELLAGLTGNGRKKKWQLKVKTLLFS; translated from the coding sequence ATGGCATTTTCAGTGGCCCCTCTGCTGAAGCAGCAAAGCCCGTCACCCTCTTACGGTCATGGCTGGATAATGGGGCAGGACGGCAGGCGCTGGCACCCGTCAAATAACCAGGCGGAACTGCTGGCAGGTTTAACCGGAAACGGGAGAAAGAAAAAATGGCAATTGAAGGTGAAAACATTGCTGTTCAGTTAA
- a CDS encoding phage regulatory CII family protein: MFDFRVSTHSHFDEACRAFAAKHNIIQLAKKAGLNPQTISNKLNPEQVHQLTVREVLILTDLTEDATLVDGMLAQLQCLPCVPVNEVAQEKLSSYVLKATAEVGQLAAAAVVQDKITTSCRRGLIQNVNSGIRCLTLAAMAVQTRIHSNPTLASTVDAISGLGASIGIS, from the coding sequence ATGTTTGATTTTCGCGTTTCAACACATAGCCATTTTGATGAAGCCTGCCGGGCATTTGCGGCAAAGCACAATATCATCCAGCTGGCTAAGAAAGCGGGTCTGAATCCGCAGACCATCAGCAACAAGCTGAACCCGGAACAGGTGCATCAGCTTACGGTTCGGGAAGTGCTGATCCTTACCGACCTGACCGAAGATGCCACGCTGGTTGATGGGATGCTGGCACAGCTGCAGTGCCTGCCATGTGTACCGGTTAATGAAGTGGCGCAGGAAAAATTATCTTCTTACGTCCTCAAAGCCACTGCAGAAGTAGGGCAGCTGGCCGCCGCTGCAGTTGTTCAGGACAAAATCACAACGTCCTGCCGCCGTGGCTTAATTCAGAACGTAAACAGCGGTATTCGCTGTCTGACGCTGGCCGCAATGGCCGTACAGACGCGCATTCATTCAAACCCGACGCTTGCCAGCACCGTGGACGCTATCAGCGGTCTTGGCGCCTCGATCGGTATCAGCTGA
- a CDS encoding Rha family transcriptional regulator — protein MSEKISIRIPKVVVTPSEFAALENLSRSAVYSRIHRGALAKFLKNKEKNKSWVEIYYLRYKKDQLSKALGHSRFEIIVDELVSC, from the coding sequence ATGAGCGAAAAGATTTCAATTCGTATACCAAAAGTGGTTGTTACTCCAAGTGAATTTGCAGCGCTAGAAAACCTTTCTAGGAGCGCAGTATATAGCCGGATTCATCGCGGTGCATTGGCTAAATTCCTAAAAAATAAAGAGAAAAATAAAAGCTGGGTGGAGATTTATTACCTGCGTTACAAAAAAGATCAACTGTCAAAGGCTCTCGGTCATTCTCGTTTTGAAATCATTGTTGATGAACTCGTCTCATGTTGA
- a CDS encoding phage repressor protein CI, whose translation MNRITVGTDSGGREAIHRIVEAYGFKSRQQLCLHLDVSKSTMANRYMRDSFPAEWVIQCALETGASLLWLSTGQGEPFSNSERPSSFKAHSLAPALDKYLLADGSLVSEGKFIIDSSLLPQNTNNLIYLSNNHKSYIIDKDINEIKDGVWLVKIEGLFSLRKINRIPVNKIRVSDENISFDCSLDEIELIGRANITLNKN comes from the coding sequence ATGAATAGGATCACAGTGGGTACAGATTCCGGTGGCAGAGAAGCCATTCACCGCATCGTAGAAGCGTATGGCTTCAAATCAAGACAGCAGCTTTGCCTTCATTTGGATGTATCGAAAAGCACTATGGCAAACAGGTACATGCGTGACAGTTTCCCTGCTGAATGGGTAATCCAATGCGCTCTTGAAACTGGGGCTTCTTTGCTATGGTTAAGCACAGGGCAAGGTGAACCGTTCTCAAATAGTGAACGCCCAAGCAGCTTTAAAGCACATTCCCTAGCGCCTGCTCTTGATAAATACCTTTTAGCTGATGGATCATTAGTTAGCGAAGGGAAATTTATTATTGATAGTTCCTTACTGCCGCAAAATACCAACAACTTGATTTATCTTTCCAACAATCATAAAAGTTATATTATTGACAAAGACATCAATGAAATTAAAGATGGCGTATGGTTAGTTAAAATCGAAGGTTTATTTAGCCTTAGAAAAATCAACAGAATCCCTGTAAATAAAATAAGAGTTTCTGACGAAAATATATCTTTCGATTGCTCTTTAGACGAAATCGAACTAATCGGACGAGCAAACATTACTTTAAATAAAAACTAA
- a CDS encoding site-specific integrase, whose product MTVRKLPNGKWICECYPGGREGKRIRKQFATKGEAIAFESFTMEETDSKPWLGEKADRRKLSELIQQWYSLYGQTLADPKRMLAKLHIICRGLSDPVAADLTAGMFTSYREARLKGEVLDENGLPMSPVKPRTVNLEQRNLSSVFGTLKRLGHWQAPNPLSGLPTFKIAEGELSFLAPVEIKRVLDACAESSNKDLLSVAKICLATGARWSEAENLQGHQITKYRITYTKTKGKKNRTVPISNSLYEELPKSRGKLFKPCRKAFERAINRAGIELPEGQCTHVLRHTFASHFMMNGGNILVLRDILGHADIKMTMVYAHFAPDHLEDAVTKNPLHNLNWSKT is encoded by the coding sequence ATGACTGTAAGAAAACTGCCGAATGGTAAATGGATATGTGAGTGTTATCCTGGCGGGCGCGAAGGGAAAAGAATAAGAAAGCAATTCGCTACCAAAGGCGAAGCAATCGCTTTTGAAAGCTTTACGATGGAAGAGACTGACAGCAAGCCGTGGCTAGGCGAAAAAGCTGATAGGCGTAAGCTCTCGGAACTCATTCAACAGTGGTACTCACTATACGGTCAAACACTTGCTGATCCAAAAAGGATGCTGGCAAAACTCCATATCATATGCAGGGGTTTAAGTGATCCCGTAGCAGCCGATCTTACTGCTGGCATGTTTACCTCCTATCGTGAGGCTCGTCTGAAGGGCGAAGTTTTAGACGAGAATGGCTTACCTATGTCTCCAGTAAAGCCACGTACCGTTAACCTTGAGCAACGCAACTTATCTTCTGTTTTCGGCACTTTAAAAAGACTGGGGCACTGGCAAGCACCTAACCCCTTATCTGGGTTACCTACATTTAAAATAGCAGAAGGCGAATTATCTTTTTTAGCCCCTGTAGAAATAAAGCGAGTATTGGATGCTTGCGCCGAGTCTTCTAACAAAGATTTGCTTAGTGTAGCTAAAATTTGCTTAGCTACAGGTGCCCGATGGAGTGAAGCTGAAAATTTGCAGGGGCATCAAATTACCAAATACCGTATTACTTATACAAAAACGAAAGGGAAAAAGAATAGAACTGTTCCCATATCCAATAGTTTGTATGAAGAATTACCAAAAAGCCGAGGAAAACTATTTAAGCCTTGCCGAAAAGCCTTTGAAAGAGCCATTAATCGCGCAGGAATTGAGTTACCAGAAGGACAATGTACCCATGTATTAAGGCATACGTTTGCAAGTCATTTTATGATGAATGGCGGCAACATCTTAGTCTTGAGAGATATTTTAGGACACGCCGATATAAAAATGACAATGGTCTACGCGCATTTTGCACCAGACCATTTAGAAGATGCGGTAACTAAGAACCCCCTGCACAACCTAAACTGGAGCAAAACCTAA